Below is a genomic region from Zea mays cultivar B73 chromosome 9, Zm-B73-REFERENCE-NAM-5.0, whole genome shotgun sequence.
cttggtgatcttggtgagctcatcaccttcatgcgcggtcttgagtaaatcccaaatctcctttgcgttcttcaacccttgaactttgttatactcctctctacttaaagaggctaggagtattgttgttgcttgagagttgaagtgctcgatttgggccacctcatcctcatcatagttctcatcccctactgacggtacctgtgcaccaaactcaacaacatcccatatacttttgtggagcgagttagatgaaatcgcattaaatcgctccacctagcgtaatcttcaccatcaaaagttggtggtttgcctaatgggacggaaagtaaaggtgtatgtttggaaatgcgagggtagcgtagggggatcttactatacttcttgcgctcttggcgcttagaagtgacggagggcgcatcggagtcggaggtcgatgttgatgaagtgtcggtctcgtagtagaccaccttcctcatcctcttgtgcttgtcgcctttccgatgcggcttgtgggaagaagatttttccttcttctctttgtggtgagaagaagatttcttctccttccctttgttggaggagctcttcttcttctccctccttttggtgcgggactcttccgatgaagtgctcccgtggcttgtagtgggcttttcgccggtcttcatctccttcttggcgtgatctcccgacatcacttcgagcggttaggctctaatgaagcaccgggctccgataccaattgatagtcgcctagagggggggtgaatagggcgaaactgaaatttacaaatataaacacaactacaagccgggttagcgttagaaatataaacgagtccgagagagagggcgcaaaaacaaatcccaagcgaataagcaagtgagacacggagatttgttttaccgaggttcggttcttgcaaacctactccccgttgaggaggccacaaaggccgggtctctttcaacccttccctctctcaaacggtccctcggaccgagtgagcttctcttctcaaatcaaagccgggaacaaaacttccccgcaagggccaccacacaattggtgcctcttgccttgattacaatggagttgtgatctcaagaacaagtgagaaagaagagaagcaatccaagcgcaagagctcaaataaacacggcaaatcactctcactagtcactagggctttgtgtggaattggagaggatttgatctctttagtgtgtctagaattgaatgctagagctcttgtagtagttgagaagtggaaaacttggatgcaatgaatggtggggtggttggggtatttatagccccaaccaccaaaagtggccgttggaaggctgtctgttcgatggcgcaccggacagtccggtgcacaccggacagtccggtgccccctgccacgtcatcactgccgttggattctgaccgttggagcttctgacttgtgggcccgcctgggtgtccggtgcacaccggacaggtactgtttgatgtccggtgtgccagcatgggcgattctgacttctgcgcgcgcagagggcgcattaaatgcgcggcagagagctgttggcgcggagatgaccgttgcttcggaggcgcaccggacagtccggtgcacaccggacagtccggtgaattttagcgggctagccgttggcgtttcccgaagctggcgagttcctgaggccgacctcccttggcgcaccggacactgtccggtgtacaccggacagtccggtgaattatagtcgagtcgccctggaaattcccgaaggtggcgagtttgagtctgagtcccctggtgcaccggacaggtactgttcactgtccggtggcacaccggacagtccggtgcgccagaccaggggtgccttcggttgcccctttgctcctttattgaatccaaaacttggtctttttattggctgagggtgaaccttttacacctgtataatctacacacttgggcaaactagttagtccaattatttgtgttgggcaattcaaccaccaaaattatttaggaactaggtgtaagcccaaTTCCCTTTCACCCCTCTAATATCAGCAATCCAACCTCTGTTTAACAAGGATTCCATTACAGTTCTTCTGGAAGCAATTATTTTTGGGATAATACTGAATAGTCTTGGGGCAATATCTGAGACTCTCTTTCCATTGATCCATTTGTCAGTCCAAAAAAGAGTATTAGAGTCATTCCCAACCTTAGTGATAAGAACAACAGAAAAAATTGATCTGACCTTGCTAGGAACTTGTATAGGGAGATCAATCCATGGTCTAATAGGGTCAACTTTGCTCAGGGAAACTAGAGATACCCAAAGCTCCTAAATCCTGAGGTCTGCACACTTTCCCCAAGCTACCAAACAATGACCACCCTTTGCTTCCCTCCTCCCTCTCAATAGGACGCCCttcttgatcttatcaatttcatTAATGGCCCATTTGGGGAGGTCAATAGCCATAGCATTATAGACAGGCATCCCAGTAAGAACATGTTGCACCAAAACTCTTCTGCCAGCCTTGTTAAGCAAATCAGCCTTCCAGTTGGGTAACCTATCAACAATTTTGTCCACCAAGGGTCAGAATCGGTGCTTAGAAAGTTTATGTCGACAGAGGAAGGCCCAAATATTTGCAAGGGAAGGAAGAAATCTCACAAGGTAAGATGTTTTGAACAACCAGGATAGTTTCCTCAGAACATATTATGGGATAAATATTAGACTTTTGAACATTGTTATGAAGACCAGAGGCATCCCCAAAAAGATTTAGGATGTCAAGGGTGGTAGAGACATCAACATCTAAGACAAGTGGGATGCAAAAACAGGGCCACATCATCACCATGGATTGAAATTTTGTGTAATCTCTTCCTCCTGCATATATGTTGCAACATCTAAGACAATTTCCTCAATAATATCATTTTTAGCTCATAACTCATAATATATGAGTGACGCCACGTGACGATTTATATGATATTGTATAAGTGCACAAGCCTAATTAAAAAGatgtatttttatattaaaatcaTAAAATAATGTGCTCAGATTTACTCATAAGTTACGAATTACTCCCTACGTCCAGTCCACATGATTAGTCATTTGATGTTTGTTCTAACTCAATCACTATCAACTTTGACCGGTTATGCCGGATGTTTCATATGTATAAAAGTAAAGTTATTAGATTCATCATTACTTGAACTACCATAATATGTAGTTCTTTTAGTTTAAAATAATTTGATCTTATATATATTGTTGGTCAAAGTTAAAATAATTTGACTTAGAACAAACTCAAAATGACTAAGTTATATGGAGTTATGGACGAAGGGAGTATAAAGGTATTCTAAGATCATGTGCATGCTCGCACTGGGTGTCGGGTCACATGTCCCTATGCGTGTGCCGGGACAACCGACTACTTCATCATGCGTTAGAACTTAGATGTTGTTTGTTTCATGAAATGTAATATAAATGCCAGCATTaatgattcacatttaagtacaAGCGGTAATAAGTTTAAATAGACTGATATCAATTTCTAGTGTAGTATCTAATTACACTTGAACTTACACAAATATGATTTATCGTTATTAGTTACCCATTACGTTATAAATATATGAACGACACCTTATAAGAGAAGTTTCATATTATTGGTAGCACTAGGATAGTTGTCGAAACTATAGACAGAAAAAATGTCTGAGAGATAGTCACTTAAAACCAATTCTCGTTGTTTGGATGTTCTAAAGGAACACTCAAACTTTAGTTACTTAGGATTTTAGTTCTAATTTCAAGAATTCAGCAAGATGATTTTAATCAACCAGAAAAATGTTTAGTGAGAAAATTGAAACTAAAACCTTTTTACTAGAAACTAGAAGCGACGACAAAGAGCAACTCTAAGGGCCTCTCTGTATTCTTCCTAATCTATAAAAATAGAGATTTTTGTAAAAAAACACCATCCAACAGCTTATCTAAATATCTATCAAAATATAGCTACACATATATTCTATTCCGGGTTTCTAGCTAGCCAAATATAGAAAAAATGAATGACTCTCTAGAGTGCAAACAAGATATAAAAAGGCTGCTGGAGATTGAAAAGATATAGAAAGTGGTTTTTATGCAAACGACTCTCCAAATGATAATTTAGAGAATGAAATTTAAAAAGACTCCTGGAGATGCTCTAAGGTTACCAAACTTTTTATCCTTATAATCCATTTTAAATTTCACATTATAAATAATATAGTCTACGATACAAAATAGTATTTTGCTCTTCTATATAGACATGTGTTAATCATAAATATGCCACTCCAGTTTTGAAAAGTTAGAAACTAGTTCATTAAATAAACTAACCATCTAATTTTATAAAAAAAAAAGTTGAGTGGTATATATACAATTAACCTATTAGTAGTCTTAGAACCCTGCACCATAGATCTTCCATCTGTTTTTCGCATCAGGCCAAACGAGTGCCTACCTAATAATGAATCGTGATTTGTGAGTCATTGGATCATTTAGTCACTTAGGCTTTGTTTGTTTGCGTTGGATTGCatccggaatcgttccagctaatcaaagtttatataaattagagaagtaatccggttaggaatcgttccgactcaccaatccgacacaaacgaacaaggccttaggctGTCTCATTCTATCCATCTCTTATTTCACCCTATTTTTAAATCTACTATGCAAACAATACAAAACAGTTAACCTTACTACGGGCCCGGAAAGTAGTCGAAAGCCCGAAACCCTTTAAGGGCCCGTTCGTTTCTCCAATATTGAATCGGGATTCATTCCGACtcatcaaaatttatataaattagagaagtaattCGGCTAGGAACCATTCCGGATTGGAATTCCAATCCGTGGAAACGGAATAGGGCCTAAAACTTAAGCCCAACTCGATCCATAACGCACGCGTTCGGCTTGCCAAATAGTTCTCTGACGTTCATCACGGCCGTCCATATACGATCGAACGGCGATGCTACATCCGTTCGAACCTCACGATCGCATCCGCATTCCGCACGGCCCCGGTAGCGGCCAGCGACATGTCTCCTTCCCGCCTCGTCCTCCCTCCGCCCGCCGGCGACCCAGGCGGCGGACTGCGGCGCTCTTACCTCCGCCTTGTCGCCCTATCATCCACGCCCCGCCACCTTGACCAGCTCCTCGCAGTCTCGCTCGCCTCCGGCCACTACGCGCTCGACCCGGCCCCGGCCACCGCGCTGCTGCTCCGCTACGCCTCCCTCCGTGCGCCGCCCAGCCACCTTCTCCGCCTCTTCCGCGCCTTCCCCTGCCCCGACCGGTTCCTCCGAAATGCGCTGCTACGCTCCCTCCCGTCCCTCCGCCCGCACCTCCTCTTCCCGTCGCCGGACTCGTTCTCCTTCGCCTTCGCCGCCACCTCGCTCTCCTCTTCCTGTTCCTCCCGTGGCAACGACGCTGCTGCCGCACGCACGCTTCACGGGCTCTCCGTGGCCGCGGGGTACGCGGCGGACACGTTCGTAGCGTCAGCTCTGGCCAAGCTCTACTTCAAGCTGTCAAGAGGGGACGACGCACGCAAGGTGTTCGACACGGTGCCGTCGCCCGACACTATCTTGTGGAACACGCTGCTCGCTGGTTTGCCTGGATCGGAGGCCCTGGAGGCGTTCGTGCGGATGGTGGATGCTGGGAGAGTGCGACCTGACTCAACCACCCTTGCATCCAGCCTACGGGCAGCGGCAGAAGCATCACATATGGCAATGGGGAGGTGCGTCCATGGATATGGCGTGAAGTGCGGGTTGGCAGAGCATGAGCATGTTGTGACTGGGCTCATGTCGCTCTATTCAAAGTGCGGGGACATGGACTCTGCACAGTTTCTCTTTGATAGGATGGACAATCCAGATTTGGTTGCCTACAATGCTTTGATCTCAGGCTACTCAGTCAATGGCATGGTTGAATCATCGGTGGAGTTGTTCAAAGAGTTGACGGCCTCAGGCTGGAGGCCAAACTCAAGCACGTTGGTTGCGGTGATACCGGTGTACAGTCCATTTGGGCATGAGCTGCTTGCTCGGTGCTTACATGCGTTTGTTGTCAAGGCCAGGTTAGATGCAGATGCTCTGGTGTCAACAGCACTGACCACTTTGTACTGTAGATTAAACGATATGGAGTCTGCAAGGAGCATATTTGATGCAATGCTAGAGAAGACCATGGAATCATGGAATGCAATGATATCCGGGTATGCCCAGAACGGCTTGACGGAGATGGCAGTTGCACTTTTCCAGCTAATGCAGGAGCTCAATGTGCAGCCGAACCCCATCactatttcaagcactctttcagCCTGTGCACATCTTGGAGCTTTGTCTCTGGGGAAGTGGGTTCACAGGATCATCTCCAAGGAGAAACTTGAGCTCAATGTCTACGTCATGACAGCGCTCATTGACATGTATGCGAAATGTGGAAGCATTGCTGAAGCTCGGAGCATCTTTGACAGAATGGATAACAAGAATGTAGTCTCCTGGAATGCGATGATATCTGGATACGGTCTCCATGGCCAAGGTGCTGAAGCTTTGAAGCTCTACAAGGATATGTTGGATGCACGCATTCTTCCAACAAGCTCCACCTTCCTGTCGGTGATCTACGCATGCAGCCATGGAGGA
It encodes:
- the LOC103637971 gene encoding pentatricopeptide repeat-containing protein At4g30700, yielding MSPSRLVLPPPAGDPGGGLRRSYLRLVALSSTPRHLDQLLAVSLASGHYALDPAPATALLLRYASLRAPPSHLLRLFRAFPCPDRFLRNALLRSLPSLRPHLLFPSPDSFSFAFAATSLSSSCSSRGNDAAAARTLHGLSVAAGYAADTFVASALAKLYFKLSRGDDARKVFDTVPSPDTILWNTLLAGLPGSEALEAFVRMVDAGRVRPDSTTLASSLRAAAEASHMAMGRCVHGYGVKCGLAEHEHVVTGLMSLYSKCGDMDSAQFLFDRMDNPDLVAYNALISGYSVNGMVESSVELFKELTASGWRPNSSTLVAVIPVYSPFGHELLARCLHAFVVKARLDADALVSTALTTLYCRLNDMESARSIFDAMLEKTMESWNAMISGYAQNGLTEMAVALFQLMQELNVQPNPITISSTLSACAHLGALSLGKWVHRIISKEKLELNVYVMTALIDMYAKCGSIAEARSIFDRMDNKNVVSWNAMISGYGLHGQGAEALKLYKDMLDARILPTSSTFLSVIYACSHGGLVDEGQKVFRVMTNEYRITPGIEHCTCMVDLLGRAGKLNEALELISEFPQSAIGPGVWGALLGACMVHKNSDLAKLASQKLFELDSENAGYYVLLSNLYTSKKHYSEAAVVRQEAKTRKLVKTPGCTLIEIGDRPHVFMAGDHLHPQSEAIYSYLERLTAKMIEAGYQPVTEAALYDVEEEEKEHMVKVHSEKLAIAFGLLSTEPGTEIRIIKNLRVCLDCHNATKFISKVTQRLIVVRDASRFHHFRDGVCSCGDYW